Within the Pelagovum pacificum genome, the region GCCAGTCCGCATCCACCGCGCACCCCACACCATATACCCGCAACGCGCCGCATAGCCCTCTCCCCGCGGGGGAGAGGGTTGGGTGAGGGGCCAGCGCGCGCCCACCGCGCACCCACACCATCCACCCGCAACGCGCCGCATAGCCCTCTCCCCTCGGGGGAGAGGGTTGGGTGAGAGGCCAGCGCGCGCCCACCCGCACCCACACCATCCACCCGCAGCGCGCCGCATGGCCCTCTCCCCTCGGGGGAGAGGGTTGGGTGAGGGGCCAGCGCGCATCCACCGCGCACCCCACGCGATCCGCCTGCAACGCGCCGCATAGCCCTCTCCCCTCGGGGGAGAGGGTTGGGTGAGGGGCCAGCGCGCGCGCCCTCCCCGCCCCGACACACCACCCGCACAATCCCCAGAAGATCGAAGTTCCGCCCCGCCTTCACCAAGGTTAACCGCCCCAACCCCGCTCTGAGCAGTTGCCCGATCCCGAGCCCCCGCCTAGGCTGCCGGCAGTTCATTCACAGACCCGCATTCCAGCACCATGATCCGATTTCTCGCACCGCTCTTCTTCTGCCTCGTCGCCGCCACCGCATGGGCGGAGACACTCTATGTCCACGCCCCCGGCGATGGTTACCTGAACCTGCGCACCGGGCCCGGGACCGGCTACGCGATCGCGGCCGAGATGTATCACGGGTCCGGTGTCGACGTTCTCGACAAGCCGGGGGCCTGGTATCGGGTTCGCCATCCCGACACCGGTCTCTCCGGCTGGGCGCACAGCAGTTACCTGACGCACCGGACCGACCTGCGGGACATGTACGTGAATTCACCCGGCGACGGTTTCCTGAACCTGAGGACCGGCCCCACCAGTGGCGCGCAGGTGATCCGGCGAATGTACCATGGCGACGCGGTGAGCCTGCAGGGACGCAACGGCCGCTGGTTCTTTCTCTATCATCACGGCTCCGGCTCTCAGGGCTGGGCGCACGGACGATACCTGACGGGACCCTGACGACATGAAGACCGCCATCGCGCTGCTGTGCCTCCTCGCCGCCGCACCGGCAGCTGCCCAGGATTGTACCCTGCCCGTCGCCAATCCCCGCGCCGACGGCTGGGTGATGGAACAATCACCCGATGACGGCTGGTCGGCCAGCCACGAGGTCCTGTCACTGACCGTCCTGCTCACCGTCGACGCTCCGGTCACGCCGCTCGCGCTCGACTGGTATGTGCCGCCGGAGCTCGGCAGCCGGGTCGGCCTGCTGCGCTATTTCTCCGGCGAGCCGGGCACCTACGAGCTGACGGTGCTGGAGCGCACGGCCGTCATCGACCTCGAAAGCGGGCTGATCCTCGCCGCGCCGATCTCCTCGGCGAACTGCGTGCCGACGGTCTGGACCTGGTACGAGGACCGGCTCGAGGTCGATGACGGCCACGGCGGGGTCGTCGTGGAACTGCCGGCGGGATAATCCCCGAAAGGCCGTTTCCGCCCGGCGCGCGGCCGTGCTAAGGCACGGCGATGCGACTGCTTTTCCTTGGTGACGTGATGGGTCGTGCCGGGCGCTCGGCCATCACGTCGGACCTGCCCCGCCTGCGAGAGGCGTGGCGGCTCGATTTCGTCGTGGTCAACGGGGAGAACGCCACCAACGGTGCCGGCCTGTCCGTCGAGCACGCAAAGCTCATCCTGCAGGCCGGGGCCGATGCCATCACGCTCGGCGATCATGCGTTCGACCAGAAGGACATGCTGGGCTTCTGCGAGTCAGAACCCCGCATCGTCCGCCCGCTGAACTATTCCAAGGCGGCGCCGGGCCGTGGCGCCCGCGTCTTCGACGCGCCGGGCGGCCGCAAGGTCCTGGTGGCGCAGGTTCTGGGGCAGGTGTTCATGAAGCGCCCGTTCGACGACCCGTTCTCCGCCGTCGAGACGGTGCTCAAGAGCCATCCGCCCGGCGGCATGGTCAACGCCAGTCTGCTCGACGTCCATTGCGAAGCGACTTCCGAGAAGATGGCGATGGGCCATTTCTGCGACAGCCGGGCGAGTGTCGTGGTCGGCACGCACACGCACGTCCCCACCGGCGACGCGATGATCCTGCCGGGCGGCACGGCCTACATGACCGATGCCGGGATGTGCGGCGATTATCACTCGGTCATCGGCATGGACAAGCAGGAGCCCCTGCGCCGCTTCATCACCGGCATGCCGAAAAGCCGTTTCGAGCCCGCCAAGGGAGAGGCCACGCTGTCTGGCCTCTATGTCGAGACCGACGACCGCACCGGCAAGGCGACGCGCGTGACCGCGGTGCGACAGGGCGGACGGCTGGAGCAGTCCGGCCCGTGATCCGGCTTGCACCCCTCGCTTCGCCGGATCATCCTCACGGCTGGCGAGTCGACAGGGCATCATGACTGACCTACTCCAGCTTTCGCAGACCGGCGAAGCGATCCTCACCCTCACCATCGTCGTGATGATGTTCCTCGCGTTTCTGCGAGAGACCTATCCGGCGGAAGTGGTGGCCATCTGCGGCGCGGCCCTGATGTTGGTGGCCGGCGTCCTGCCCTACGAACAGGCCCTGACCGTTCTGTCGAACCCGGCGCCCTGGACCATCGCGGCAATGTTCATCGTGATGGGCGCATTGGTGCGCACCGGCAGTCTCGATGCGCTGACGAGTTTCGCCGACCGCTACGCGCAGACCCATCCGAAGCTCGCCATCGGGGCGGTGCTGGTGTTCGTCATCCTCGCCTCGGCGATCATGAACAACACGCCCGTCGTCGTCGTGATGATCCCGGTGATGGTGCAACTGTCCCGCACGCTCGGACGACCGGCGTCGAAGTTCCTGATCCCGCTGTCCTACGCGGCGATCATGGGCGGCACGCTGACGCTGATCGGCACGTCGACCAACCTGCTGGTCGACGGCGTGGGCCGCCGCTACGGGCTCGAGCCGTTCTCGATCTTCGAGATCACCCCGCTCGGCCTGATCGTGGTCGCGTGGGGCATGGTCTACCTGCTGTTCATCGCGCCGCGGCTGCTGCCCGACCGGGACAGCATGGCGACGCTCCTGTCGGACCGCTCGAAGATGCGCTTCTTCACCGAGGCGGTGATCCCGCCCGACAGCAACCTCGTCGGTCGCGAAGTGACAGGCGTCCAGCTCTTCAAGCGCGAGGGCGTGCGGCTGATCGACGTGATCCGGGGCGACCTGTCGCTCCGGCGCGACCTCAAGGGCGTCGAGCTGCAGGTCGGTGACCGCGTAGTGCTTCGGACCGCCATGTCCGAGATCCTGTCGCTCCAGCGGAACAAGTCGCTGCGCCGGGTCGACCAGCTCTCCACGGTCGAGACCCAGACGGTCGAAGCCCTCATCACGCCTGGCTGCAAGATGGTCGGCCGGACGCTCGGCACGCTGCGGCTGCGCCGGCGCTTCGGGGTCTACGTGCTTGCCGTGCACCGCCGGAACCAGAACATCGGCCGCGCCATCGACGACCTCGTCGTCCGGGTCGGCGATACGCTTCTGCTCGAGGGGGCGCACGAGGATATCCAGCGTCTTGCCACGGAGATGGAGCTCGTCGACGTCTCCCAGCCCTCCGCTCGCGCATTCCGCCGCAGCCACGCCCCGATCGCCATCGGCGCGCTGTTCGGGATCGTGATCCTCGCCGCGCTCAGCGTGATGCCAATCCTCGCGCTCGCCGTCATCGCGGTCGCACTCGTGCTGGTCACGGGCTGTATCGATGCCGACGAGGCCTTCGGCTACATCGACACGCGCCTGCTGGCGCTGATCTTCGCGATGCTGGCGGTGGGGGCGGCGCTCGACCATTCCGGCGCGGTGCAGCTGATCGCCGGGGCGCTGGCGCCGTCGCTGGCGGTGCTGCCTGCCTTCGCGGTCGTGTTCGCGGTCTATGTGCTGGCGACCACGCTCACCGAAGTCGTGTCGAACAACGCGGTCGCGGTGGTTATGACGCCGATCGCGATCGGCCTTGCCAACGCGCTCGGCTTCGATCCACGGCCGCTGGTGATTGCGGTTATGTTCGCCTCCTCCGCCGCCTTCGCGACACCGATCGGCTACCAGACCAACACGCTGGTCTACGGTCCGGGCGGCTACAAGTTCTCCGACTTCATCCGCGTCGGCCTGCCGCTGAACCTGTCGCTGGCCGTGATCGTCTCCATCGCCATCCCGCTGATCTGGCCCCTGGTTCCCTAGACGGTTTTCGACGGAAAACCGCTATCGACCTTTCGGCGAAAATTCGTGATCGCCGGGCCGGTGGACTCTACCCTCCCGCACCCGGATAATTCCGCCCATGAGTCTGCCCCCCGCCTTCTTCGACGAGTTGCGCTCGCGCCTGAGCCTCGCCCAGGTCGTCGGGCGCAAGGTCATGTGGGACAACCGCAAGTCGAACGCCGCGAAGGGCGACCTCTGGGCGCCCTGCCCGTTCCACCAGGAAAAGACCGCCAGCTTCCACGTCGATGACCGCAAGGGGTTCTACTACTGCTTCGGCTGCCACGCGAAGGGCGATGCGATCTCCTTCGTGCGCGAGACGGAGAATGTCGACTTCATCGAGGCGGTGAAGATCCTCGCCGGCGAAGTCGGCCTCCAGGTGCCCGAGGCCGATCCCCGGGCCCAGCAGCAGGCCGACCAGCGCACCCGCCTGACCGACGTGATGGAAGAGGCGGTGAAATACTTCCGCCTCCAGCTCAAAACCGGCGCGGCGGCTGACGCGCGGGATTACCTCAAGCGGCGTGGCCTGTCCGAGGACGCACAGGAGCGCTGGCAGATCGGCTTCGCCCCGCCCGGCTGGCAGGGGCTGTCCGACAGTCTGCGGGGCAAGGGCATCGCACCGGACCTGCTCGACGCTGCCGGCCTCACCCGCAAGTCCGATCGCGGGAAAGAGCCCTACGACGTCTTCCGCAACCGCATCATGTTCCCGATCCGCGACCCGCGCGGGCGCTGCATAGCCTTTGGCGGCCGCGCGATGGATCCGAACGACAACGCCAAGTACCTGAACTCGCCCGAGACTGCGCTCTTCGACAAGTCGCGGACGCTCTACAACCACGGCCCCGCGCGCGAGGCTGCCGGCAAGGGCGCGCCGCTCATCGTGGCGGAAGGCTACATGGACGTGATCGCGCTGTCCGAACACGGCTTCGGCGCCGCTGTGGCGCCGCTCGGCACCGCCGTCACTGAGCACCAGCTGGCGCACCTCTGGCGGATGGCCGACGAGCCGGTGATCGCGCTCGACGGCGACACCGCCGGGGTCCGGGCGGCCCGCAAGGTGGTGAGCCTCGCCCTGCCAATGCTGCAACCGGGCAAGTCGCTGCGCTTCGTGCTGCTGCCGGACGGACAGGACCCGGACGATCTTCTGAAGGCCAAGGGCCCGGCGGCGATGGCCAAGCTGCTCGACGAGGCGGACCCGATGGTGCGCGTGATCTGGGCGGAGGCGACCGAGAACAAGTCTTTCGACAGCCCGG harbors:
- a CDS encoding SH3 domain-containing protein; the encoded protein is MIRFLAPLFFCLVAATAWAETLYVHAPGDGYLNLRTGPGTGYAIAAEMYHGSGVDVLDKPGAWYRVRHPDTGLSGWAHSSYLTHRTDLRDMYVNSPGDGFLNLRTGPTSGAQVIRRMYHGDAVSLQGRNGRWFFLYHHGSGSQGWAHGRYLTGP
- a CDS encoding TIGR00282 family metallophosphoesterase gives rise to the protein MRLLFLGDVMGRAGRSAITSDLPRLREAWRLDFVVVNGENATNGAGLSVEHAKLILQAGADAITLGDHAFDQKDMLGFCESEPRIVRPLNYSKAAPGRGARVFDAPGGRKVLVAQVLGQVFMKRPFDDPFSAVETVLKSHPPGGMVNASLLDVHCEATSEKMAMGHFCDSRASVVVGTHTHVPTGDAMILPGGTAYMTDAGMCGDYHSVIGMDKQEPLRRFITGMPKSRFEPAKGEATLSGLYVETDDRTGKATRVTAVRQGGRLEQSGP
- a CDS encoding SLC13 family permease; amino-acid sequence: MTDLLQLSQTGEAILTLTIVVMMFLAFLRETYPAEVVAICGAALMLVAGVLPYEQALTVLSNPAPWTIAAMFIVMGALVRTGSLDALTSFADRYAQTHPKLAIGAVLVFVILASAIMNNTPVVVVMIPVMVQLSRTLGRPASKFLIPLSYAAIMGGTLTLIGTSTNLLVDGVGRRYGLEPFSIFEITPLGLIVVAWGMVYLLFIAPRLLPDRDSMATLLSDRSKMRFFTEAVIPPDSNLVGREVTGVQLFKREGVRLIDVIRGDLSLRRDLKGVELQVGDRVVLRTAMSEILSLQRNKSLRRVDQLSTVETQTVEALITPGCKMVGRTLGTLRLRRRFGVYVLAVHRRNQNIGRAIDDLVVRVGDTLLLEGAHEDIQRLATEMELVDVSQPSARAFRRSHAPIAIGALFGIVILAALSVMPILALAVIAVALVLVTGCIDADEAFGYIDTRLLALIFAMLAVGAALDHSGAVQLIAGALAPSLAVLPAFAVVFAVYVLATTLTEVVSNNAVAVVMTPIAIGLANALGFDPRPLVIAVMFASSAAFATPIGYQTNTLVYGPGGYKFSDFIRVGLPLNLSLAVIVSIAIPLIWPLVP
- the dnaG gene encoding DNA primase, with the protein product MSLPPAFFDELRSRLSLAQVVGRKVMWDNRKSNAAKGDLWAPCPFHQEKTASFHVDDRKGFYYCFGCHAKGDAISFVRETENVDFIEAVKILAGEVGLQVPEADPRAQQQADQRTRLTDVMEEAVKYFRLQLKTGAAADARDYLKRRGLSEDAQERWQIGFAPPGWQGLSDSLRGKGIAPDLLDAAGLTRKSDRGKEPYDVFRNRIMFPIRDPRGRCIAFGGRAMDPNDNAKYLNSPETALFDKSRTLYNHGPAREAAGKGAPLIVAEGYMDVIALSEHGFGAAVAPLGTAVTEHQLAHLWRMADEPVIALDGDTAGVRAARKVVSLALPMLQPGKSLRFVLLPDGQDPDDLLKAKGPAAMAKLLDEADPMVRVIWAEATENKSFDSPERKAALDHALSQRTAQIPDQGLRRHYDDALRQLKWELFRPARTPRRGGGFRRDVPATARTSTRNSMLATGVMPEDHLREAVILATFVITPGVLPDFLGELEQLSFSGPGHAALAHALLHIDPETDIRPQIEARLGPDALEALLSHTHVALTPAVRRPGDVEAARLCLAEELAKLNARRGHRREMQEAEEDIRDGLADEHVTARLAQSGATLQRAGSGTSSEDRTEFEVGANGARISRDERARFDDLLAQINFEKRPDGAN